Within Ictalurus furcatus strain D&B unplaced genomic scaffold, Billie_1.0 scf5, whole genome shotgun sequence, the genomic segment gtacggattaaatatagaaaatattgtaacacttccacagtctgaagttgtctccgATCATTCTTATCTCACTCATAATACGTATGGatcatatttccacctcgccaccgcataaaacgtactttcacatcagctactgcaccgagcttcatcaataacctcgcACAGACATcagttagatttggatcaccgtctgatccgataGTACTCAATCAGGCGACCGAATCAacgctccgctacacgctagatcaGAGGTCCCCAAACTAGGGCCTGCGGGCCAAACTTGGCCCTTCACaggaaaaagtttgggcacctctgcgctagatagattagaaaatgttgttggcattaagggaacggtcctctcctggctcaggtctcatcagaccgatcgttatcagtgttggagaagatttttgatagaaataaaacacaagggcaaTAAAATATGGAGAATGAGAATTTATTGAGAATAAGGGAAAGAGCAGAGTCACGCTCTCTTCCTTATAGACAGTGTCTCTTAAAAGTTAACTACAGCAAGGCGTAGGGCCTGACCAAAAAGAGGAAGtgcagcacacagcacacacacccaagagcatgaactcactcacacacacacccagagtaatcagaataacaacgtaatggctaatgattattttactaaatcatacagtacatatgctaataacaatgcagaaaaagcacacaggtgataaatgtcctcactcaaatacatttataatctgaGTAATAACCCGAAGTATAAAGAACTGCAATGGGTATTAACTGCATTACCTTGAACAAACATCTTAAAATACCACACAATTCTTAGTATAATGTGTTgcaaatagagctgcaacaactaatccataatagtTGATAATAATTGATAATGAAAATCGTTGACTGAGCAACCCTCCTCCcgtatgaacgtgtgtgtgtgtgtgtgtggcttttacCTGCCAGTTGTAATACATGTGGCAGAGTTTGTAGGTGAGTCTCTGCATGTGGTCTGGTTTGAGGCCACTGCTGTCGTACACCACGTTGTAGTGAGTGGGGGCCACACTGCCGAAGCGCACTTTGTGACTCACGATGAAGAAGTCGTACCTGACCAATCAAGCCATCAGCGTTTAAAACACACCGAACGCAACCTGAAGCTGCGATCAGAAAGACCACcagtgaaagagaaaaagatcgATGAACTATGCCTGAACACACCACTCGGGTCACGTGACTTCGGCATCGATGACTGTTCCGGGAGGAGGGTTGCTCAGTCTGGCGTCGAGGAGAGCGAAGAATCTGGAAGAGATGCGTTTCTTCACCACCAACACGGTCAGTTTGGGCCTGTACACAGAAACACTGATGGCTGAGAGAAAACCCAAAAAGCGTGCGTCAAATCTGTTTTATCGAGATGTGTCGAGTCTCACGCGGAATCTTCACCCATGGCCTTGGTGGACTGCGTGAACTGAGGCACTTCGTAGTCGACTACGCTCAGCGGCACGCCGTCGCCCACGCCGTCTCGGTACACCACGATGCGTGATGGCAAACATTCATCGTATTTGAAGTAGGCCTTCAGCGCAGCTgaggaaaagaaatcaaaacaaaaagccaTGTCTTAATGTGCTTCTTAACTGAAGCGACAATTCTAAAATTGCTCGCTTTTTCTCCCACGTTCCGTCAGACTGCAGTGTGAGTATTTCATCCTGAGTGTAAAGTCGGAATCAAAGAGATTGCAGTGTAACGAGGTCATTTATGAGCATGATGTTCCTCCCAGAGTGCATTTCATACCCTgcacactttgaaaaccacctgAGAGAAGGACGGTGCTCTCATGGTTACAGAGCAGCGGCACATAGCATACAGAGCACATAGCATACAGAGCATGGCCCAGACCCTTTATGAGGAAGATAAAGGTGGGGGTAGCAGCGA encodes:
- the LOC128604910 gene encoding piwi-like protein 1 produces the protein MTIAPKISLQMNCKMEGEPWSVEIPLKHLMMLVSTATTTVPQERDPSVHWWPASTRPCPAALKAYFKYDECLPSRIVVYRDGVGDGVPLSVVDYEVPQFTQSTKAMGEDSAPKLTVLVVKKRISSRFFALLDARLSNPPPGTVIDAEVT